A region of the Silene latifolia isolate original U9 population chromosome 9, ASM4854445v1, whole genome shotgun sequence genome:
ATATCTCATTGTTGGCTCCAAACCTATTTCTCTTGCAAAAAAGACGAGCTTTTGGAGATGCTCTTGGCAATGCCATCAACGCTCTTGAAATCTTCAGTTCTGTATCAACACCAGGTTCACCAGACTTAAAAAACACGTTTTCAAGGACAACTGAAATGGCAAACAGGTAGGTATTCAACGAATTTGAGTTCTGCAGTTGATCCCATGATACTCTTAATATTGACCTCACGGAGTGATGTAATTTGTAGTTATAGTTAAAGTCAAAGCCGCGCTGGCCAACATTTTCATCCAGATTAATCTGCAGTTAGAAGTAAATCACGTAAGACAAACGAAATGAACATATGACCACCACATGCACAAGTTCAGAAAGAAAGAAATATAAACCTGATCTTGACTTAATGAAATGGTGAACGTCTTGATGTAGGGACAACATTCAATCATCGACAAAAGGTAATGGAAAACGGTGAAATCATTCAAATTTAGGTGACATACAATGATATGTCATATGGCGCCAAAACGTGTGTAcataaaaaaaacctaaaaattctgTAAAAATTTGACTGGTAAACATGTTTTTCGTTTTGTTAACGACTTTCAATTATAATTAACAAAATACGTGCAAGTATCAGACTATTATCACAACCATAAATTAATCCATAATCCTAAGTTTTTTAATTTCAGCTAGACTACTGACTGAAAACGCcacaaaacaaccaacaaaatagTAGGAGAAATACGCAGCGAAAGCAGTTACAAGTTCAACAGACACTGATTATGGCCTAACGATGCTTAACAACGATAAGGTAACAGTCACACCAGTATGGCAAGGTTGGCATCGTACACCACTACACCATACCTAATTCTTCAGACAAACAAGAGACGCTTTTGCAGATGCTCTTGGGAATCTCATCAGCGATTGTGACATAGTAAGTTGGGACTCAATACCAATATAACCAGACTTGAAGAACAGATTTTTGAGTACAGGTGAAACTGCAAACAGGTATTCGACCAATTTCAGCTCCGCACTTGTTCCTGTGATTCCCGTAATATTGACCTCAAGGAGGTGATCCAGTTTGTTGCTGTAATTATAGTCAAGCATGTCCTGGCCAACATTTTCACCTGGCAAAACCTGTAGTAAAAAGTAAATTCCAGTTAGAATGGAGGGAAGGGAGTCTACAGTACAGATGTTTGAGTACGATCAGAAATAATTCATATAAACCTGATTTACTTACTGCAATATCGAGGTTTTTAATGTAGGGGCAACATTCGATCATGTGCAAAAGATAACGGGAAACACCAAAATCACTCAGATTCAGATTACTTAAACAAAGTTCGTGTAGGAGAATGAATGTGACCGGAGGAGGTCTTATGATGCCACCTGCAGCCAAGAACTTACCCACACAAGCAGACATGATGTCAGGTTGAGGAACAAATAAATTAGAGAACGAACAGCTGAAAGTAAAACAGACAAAAGAACAGATTTTCTAAACAACTACACACTAACCAAGTGACCATCAAACTCGATGGACTGAAGTTGACAAGAACTTGCAGGAAGATTGATTGCATCAACTGTTTCTACTCGTGGTTTTTTCGGCAATGTCTTCAAGCACAGTGATATACTTTTAAGACTGCGAACATTTCTGAAAGCTAGAGACTCAAAATCGCCACTCAATATTAAGGTTTGGAGACTGGGTGTATCTATTACAATATGATCCATCCCGCTCCAATTCACAAGCTTCAACGTTTCAAGCATTCTACATTTTTCAATCAAACTAGAAAAAATGCTTTGCTTGATAAACTTAACTTCCGCCAGCACAAGGTGCTTAAGATAAGGGAAGCCAATGAAATCAGTAGGTGGAGGATTTAAATAAAAGGCACTGATTTCAAGGTGTACTAACTCGTTGCACCGGAAGATATGAGGAGAAATATCCATTTGAACATACCGATTTCTAATTACGACCTTTCTGACCCCGTTTTTAGATAGAAAACATATCCACTGCCTGTTATTCATACGATCCCTACATGCCTCATACGGCATAAAAAGTTCTAAGTCATGAACAGGACCAATGTGACAGAAGAGTATATCGCTAATAATTTGGCTGCCTTTTCGCCAATCCACATTCTCATCCGTATCTGTTAGCTCCGCCCAGAAATCATAATTAAAGATGAGGCTCTTTAGCGACAACCAAGCATGTCTCCATTGTTTGGACAACACGCTTGTCCGTGCAGCCATGCGAATAGTCATGCTTTCAAGGATTTTATCAATCACAATATCCGGAGCATTGCTGAAAAAATCCACCGTGTTTTTAGCAGACTTGGAACAAGCCATGGACTGCTATAAAGGGATAAAATCTAAGTTTCCTGTCTTCAAAGTTTTCAAGGATTTTGAACCAACACCCTAAACGCAAAGCATATTTCGACCCTGGACACTGATTTTCCTGGAcccaaaaaaatcataaatacaTACAGTTAATATTGAGCACAACTGTACAAGGCAACTAAGCCAACAGACAAATTGAAACAATAACTCAtaacaaatactccctctgtcccggtcaattgttgtccttttggttttggcacaaagaccaagaaaagaggaggggaccaattataagatgacaggtggaccaaattgagtgtgaaggaTGAAATTGTTcctcaaatgcaatcctaaaatagaaaggacaacaattaactgAGATACCCTaaaatgaaataggacaacaaatggtCGGGACATAGGGAGTACGTGCCAGTGAAACACAGATCAATGAAATCAAGCAATACACAGTCAACATGTACAATTGAACATGTTCCTTGTTTCCATCAATATCTAGTTCCTCAAAATTAGTCACTACCATCATTTTATTTAGATTCGGAACGTCGAATTGTTCTAATAAATGTTGATTCATAGGAAAAATAAATCCCCCAAATATCAAAACAATTCAGTGTATATACTTGAGATTAAAACCATACTTTCTGACATAATCAACAAAATCAATTAATAGTTGCTATCACCAAAAATCTACTAATACAGACATCCACAAGAACAACATAATTAAGGTTTTAATTCTAAGTTAAGACGATACTCACAATCAATTTAAATACGGTAAAAATAAAACGAGGGTTGTGAGAGGTCTTTAACTTAAAAAACGGTCTAAAGCAAAACCTAACAAAATATATAGCATCAAAttaattggattttttttgtttttttacaaTGGGCTAGCAGTTCTGGAATTGAATTCAAACATCAAAAACTAGGGTTAAACATCCTTAAAAATACCcaaattaaaatgtaaaaattGATTGAGTGACTGAGAGAAGTTGAACTTACGAATAAGGTAGAGACCTGACGCCTGAGTTCGGACTGACCGGAATAAAATGGGCGACACCCGTTCTATACTTCTATTCACAATAAATTGTTTTATAGGAAAGGTCAAAATTAATTACTTTCTCTGTTCCGGTAATTTATGAGTATTATTTTCATTTTAGCGTGTCtcattcattttatttttcacttaTTATTTGAGAGTGGTCTATCTCCTTTCCTTAATATTTGTCCCAagtaaaagtaaacaaataatgaGGAAGGAGGAGTTTTTTATTTTGGAAAAATGATAAATTATTAGTTTATCCTTTTTTTATACCAGTTAATGTTACTTTAATTAGCGAGCGCGTATCATAAGTGAATAGAGTATTTATTGAATGCAGAACCACCGCCAGGAGCGACAATATGCTCGTAAAAACGTAGTTCTCAACGGCCTCTCACTTTCCGATCAGGCGCAGATACCACAAAGCGAAATACTTCATTTCTAACCCAATTTGTGGATAACTTTTTTTTAACACCATCAAAAGGAAATCCCAAATTTGCCTAAAACGTTTGCTTGGACAACTTTGTACCAGAAATTTTAGTGCAATGACATAAGTTGAATTGCACATACATCAATCTGCGAGTAATAGTACTTGGAGGCTGGAGCATAAGTGCATGCTTCAACATCCCATCTTCACAAAAAGGTATAGTTCAACAGGCACATTCATGATTCATAGACGCAAAAACCGACTAACAAAATACCGGGAGAAATACAGTCCCAGAACAATTACAAGTTCAACAGACACTGGTATTCTGGTAATGACTTAAGAAGCATAGTAAAGACAAGGTAGCGGTCATAGCACTATAGCCATATCTCATCGTCGGCTCCAAACCTATTTCTCTTGGAAAAAAGACGAGCTTTTGGAGATGCTCTTGGCAATGCCATCAACGCTTTTGATATCTTCAGTTCTGACTCAACACCAGGTTCACCAGACTTAAAAAACACGTTTTCAAGGACAACTGAAATGGCAAACAGGTATTCAACGAATTTGAGTTCCGCAGTTGATCCCATGATACTCTTAATATTGACCTCACGGAGATGATGCAATTTGTAGTTATAGTTGAAGTCAAAGCCACGCTGGCCAACATTTTCACCCGGAATAATCTGCAGTTAGAAATAAATCTGTGTAAGATCATCAAAATAAATATATGACCAGAAGTATGAGCAAGTTCGGAAAGAAATAAATATAAACCTGGTTTTTACTTACTGAAATCAGTGAAATGTCAAGCGTCTTAATGTATGGACAACAGTCAATCACGGACAAAAGGTAACGGAATACACTGAAGTCATTCAAATTTAGGTCGCTTAGACAAAGTTTGTGTAGGTGCTTGAATGTGACTGATGTAGAATTCATGATGCCACCTCCAGCCAAGAACTTTCAAGCACAAGCAAAACATATGTCAGATTAAAGAGCAAATTAACTGATAACATCTAAAGTTGAGAGTAAAACAACGAAAGAACTAGCTCACCACTTTACCTTACACAAAAGACCATTGAACTCCATCGACTGTAGTTGACAAGAACTAGCAAGAAGATTTACAGCATCAACTGTTTTAGCAAATACGAGTTTTTGCCTCCATGTGTACATGTGCAGTGATATGATTTCAAGACTGCGAACATTTCTGAAAGCTAGAGACTGAAAATTACCTTTTAATATCAAAGTTTGGAGACAAGGGGCATCTATTACAACATGATCCATACCTTTCCACCCCACAAGTTCTAATGTCACCAGCATTCTACAACTTCCAATCAAAGTACTAAAGTTGTTTTGATTACGAAACCTAATATTCTCCAGCAAAAGGTGCTTAAGCGTAGGAAAACCACTGAAATCAGTAGGCAGAGAATTAAAATAGAAGCCATTGATCAATTCTAGGCGTACTAGCTCGCTGCACCTGAAGATATAAGGACTAACATCCACAAATCGTATTTTAAGAAAACATTTGGAAATTACGATCTTTTGGACTCCATTTTTAGATAGAAAACATATCCACTGGTTGAGATTCGTATCATCCCAATTTGTATAATCCGGAATAAAAAGCTGAAAGTCATGAACGGGACCATTGTGATAAAAGAGTACACTGTTAATAATGCAGATGCACTTTTGCCAATCAAAATCCCTGGATTGCGCATTCCAGAAATCAACATCAAAGTTGAGTTTCTTTAGTGACAACCAAGCAGATCTCCATCGCTTGGACAGCACACTTGCCTGTGCTGCAATGCAAATTGGCAAGTGCTCGAGGATTTTATCGCACACAATATCCAGAACATTGCTGAAAAAATCCTCGCTTCGTTGAAAAGATTTGGAACATGCCATGGACTACTGTAAAGTAAAGTATGACAATTAACTTCTTACTGATTCACCTGGAATAAAGAGAATGCACATCGGTAAAAAAATTAAACTTAAGTGCAAATTCATGTTTCGTATCCAACGATTTCTTATTACTACTTACTAGCTCCTCAAAGTCAGTCACTTATATCAATAAAATCAGAACGATCGAATGTTTATGAAAAGAGTAAATGCACGCGATCATTTACTTTGACGATTTATGTTCTTCATTATGTAGACAAAGAAAAATTAATTTAGCACAACTGCAGCAAAAACGTCCTGCATGCAGGCacaaattaatactccctccgactcttaaaaattttaaaaatacaaTCCGAGTAAGTATTTCATTTAAGTACTACGATTAAGCCTTAAGGCATGCATATATGGAAGGTGGACCAAAACGGAAATGGAGCAATTCAATAGAATAGGTTAATTAAGAAATATAGGAAATTTCTAAGAATTGAAGGGAATACTAAGGTAATACTTCCTAAAATACGA
Encoded here:
- the LOC141598839 gene encoding F-box/FBD/LRR-repeat protein At1g13570-like produces the protein MACSKSAKNTVDFFSNAPDIVIDKILESMTIRMAARTSVLSKQWRHAWLSLKSLIFNYDFWAELTDTDENVDWRKGSQIISDILFCHIGPVHDLELFMPYEACRDRMNNRQWICFLSKNGVRKVVIRNRYVQMDISPHIFRCNELVHLEISAFYLNPPPTDFIGFPYLKHLVLAEVKFIKQSIFSSLIEKCRMLETLKLVNWSGMDHIVIDTPSLQTLILSGDFESLAFRNVRSLKSISLCLKTLPKKPRVETVDAINLPASSCQLQSIEFDGHLFLAAGGIIRPPPVTFILLHELCLSNLNLSDFGVSRYLLHMIECCPYIKNLDIAVLPGENVGQDMLDYNYSNKLDHLLEVNITGITGTSAELKLVEYLFAVSPVLKNLFFKSGYIGIESQLTMSQSLMRFPRASAKASLVCLKN